CCACACCCCCTGCAGGCTCAATCCAAGGCGGTTCTAATCCAAACTCTTGGAATGTGATTCCCAGAGAAACTACGGCTGCCCCACCCTGGAAacgcccaaggccaggttggatgcagcttggagcaacctgggacagtggaatgtgtccctgcccatggcaggaggtgggacGGAGCCGATCCTTAaactcccttccaacccaaaccattccccgCCGATCTGAGGAAAACGGAGAAAACGCAGCGCACGCTCTTGAGATTTGATGCTTTATTCTGTCTCTACTTGGTTATAAACACCTGGCTATCAGAACTGTCACTGCTACACTGAAGTCGTTACTCAAAACACACGCTGCAAACAGCAACAAACCGGAATGCGCCTCCGCGGGCTCCGCTCCCAGGAGGGCATTTTTCCAATCTTTCAGTACGGATACCTGTGGAATAATACTGTTAACATAAGACACAAACTCCCCTTCTGGCTTTGCTCGcagccccctccctcctcccagtgCCTTCCGCCACTGGAGATACTTTGTGTAATTGATTTGCCAACTGCAATTCCCGTTCTCCTGCAGGATTGGGAATGCCGCTGTTAACTCAGCCTTtcccagcaccagcccctgcTTCACGGGCTCTGGGGGTGCCCAGGCTGGTCCTGGAAGGGGCTTTAATCAGCATTTCATGTCAAAGGATAGAAAATAGTCTTTAAAACCTGGGTTAGGAAGCAACGAGGTGGAGTTCAGGTCCCGCCGGAGACACGACACGGAGTTGGGAGGACACACTGAGGACAGGATGGACGCCAGAGCTGAGCACCCTGCAAGGTTCAGCCCTCAGGgctaaaaaaaaggagagggaaaaactgACCCTCCTGccagaaatgcaaagaaaaagggataatttccctgtgctgcagcatcccGTGGGATCAGCGGCTTCATTTCCCCCCTGGGACACCTCGCTGGGCAGCTGCTTCCCCACAAAAGAGCAACTCAGTTGAAAACATTGCAGCTCTGGTCAAGCCATGGTATTTTGCCAATTAAAACCCCTCTTGAACACCCAATTTCTCTGCTGTCTTCGGCTCCCCCAACCCCACCGAGCTCCGGGGTGGATTAGGCCTGACACGGAGCTGTTTTCATTTCTGCTCGTGCTGCAGATGaacccaaaatcctcctgtcacattttccttcccctgctccggCCTCAGCCTCCTGACCCTGCTCTGTCACCCTCAAGTCTGGCACTGCTTTGGCAAAACacccgattttggggggttttttttgtccttcctgtcccagctgctcaATTCTGTGCCCCCATCCTGGGGGGAATGAACTTCCTGGACAAATTTATTCtcctccaggtgggatttttaCCCAGAACACACTGTTCTAAGCCCAAAATGTAGGGGTGCAGGTCATGGTTGCTGCCTTGGGTGTCAAACCTGGCAGGATCCCACCAGCTCTCCCTAGTTCCCACGTGGAATATGGCTTTTCCTGTCTGGTCACTTGCTCTGTATTAAATTCTATAAGCGCTTATCCTGTttcctgcctttaaaaaaaaaaaaaaaaattcctttcaagaagtttgtctggtgattccattaaaaaataagaataaaaacgGTATAAACTCATTGTCCTCTGTCAGGGAACAGCAGTTATGTGGTAGAGGCTCACAAGGTACAAAGAATTGTGTTGTTCTTACTCAAGAATTGTGTAAATTCCTGTGTTAAAATGGTGTCAATCCTGACCTGgaatgccaaggggaggtcggACTGGCATTCCCAGTCCGTGACCACcctaccaccaccaccagcaggGATCCACAGCGAGGCTGAAGGTGGGGAACACACCCAAAAAAACACAACCCAGGACTCGGCTACTGCCTGGGAGTGACAAGGGAACCACTGGCACGGGCTGCTGTCCGGAGAGGATCAAACATGTGGGGTCAGAGGTTCCTAAAACCCCACCTAACACAGCAGAGACCCCACAGCTGGGctggtgacagtgctggagGTGTCACAGCTACGGCAGCACAATTCGAAGAAATAAAACCTCCAGAACTGTTTACAGGAACCCCTTAAAGACAACTCGCTGCCTTTgcagggaaaagtgggagaaaTCCTTAGTTCTGCTGTTTGCTCCTCGTTTTTCGGGATCTTTCCAAGCCACAGCGGCCCAAACTGCTGGAGAGTGGGAAGACAAAGTCACCTCCTCGTCCCCCCTCAGCCGGGCGGgcacagacacagggacagcgACCGGGGGGTGACAGGACACGACACGAGGATGTTCCAGAGCCCAGACCACGGGCTCGGGGCTCTCCGGGCCCCCCGGCAGCGGCCAAGGCTGGGCGGTGTCGCTGCTCCGGGCCCGTTAACTGTCACAGCCGGCGCCTGGCACGGCCACCGGGGCCACGGCCACCGGGGCCACGGCGGGGTGGTCACTCTGGAACACGGCGAGCTCCGTGGTGGCCTCAGGACCGCCGGTCCCCGCGGGCTGGGGCAGGCCCTGGGGTCCCCGCTGGCCGCGGCCGCTGCGGGAGCAGTCGTGGTGGCCGTGGTTGCCCAAGCGGCTGGAGGCCACCACGGCTTTCATGGCGGCCTGGAgcaaaggcagaggcagagaatTAGGGAATTGTGCGATGTTCCCAACTCCTGGCCcaacccaggacaccccaacaatcccaccctgtccatccctgggagcgttgtccaaaccctcctggagctctggcagccttggggccgggcccattccctgggggaactcagcaccctctgggggaggaacctttccctaaaatccaaaatccatcccaagccccctggcacagctccacacCTTCCCTTGGCACCCCAAGAGAGTGTTTGGCAGAATTCTGCCCTTGGAAGCCACTCTCTGGGCCCTGTAGGCTGTGGATGGGGATGTGCCAGATGTCCCCACAGTGCCAGATGTCCCCCATGGTGCCAGATGTCCCCACAGTGCCAGATGTCCCCTCCTCACCTTCAGTTTCCTCCTGGCATTGAATTCCTGCAGTTTCTTCTGTGTGCTGTCCATGTGAGCGAATTTCGCCGCTTTCCCGGTGACCCAGGGGTGCTCCAGGGCCTGATAAACCGTCAGCCTCTTCTGGGGGTCCAAAACGATCAATTTTCTGACCTGAAAGcaccaaaaccaaccccaagTTTTGTTATTTCGCAAGAACTCACAGTAAAGTAAGAAAGAATTCACATGGATGCGTAATATATATGGTAATGAATCAGAAAATCAGTCAGAAAAATAAGGAATGAATAAAAGAAGTTAAAGGAAGCAAGAGGGtgtactaaataaataaataataaattcacATGATAAATGAAATAATGAATAGAAATGTGtgatgaataaataaatgtaatgaaataaatataggcagtaaataaatgaaaatgaaataatgaaagaCATGAAATCAAGAATAAAAAGATgtgattaataaataaaaacaaatgaataaatgtaagaaataaaaataaaatcataaaataaatgaaatcaataatgaaaatagtgataaataaataaatggaaatttgtcataaataaatacataatgtaataaacacataaaaataaaatcataaatcaatcaatcaataataaaaatgtgtgagaaataaatgaaattaaagaaattagtAAATAGATACAAATGAAATAATCAAATAACCAATCAAAATGTTATTAATAAATGAagtaattaataaataaagggataaaaatgaaatcataaaagaaataataacaatacacaacaaataaataaaacggaataaataaataaaagcgaatcaataaataaaaaaaaagtaaaataaagtaaaataaaataataaaattaaataaaataaagtaaaataaaatgaagtaaaatgaagtcaaatgaataaaatgaagtaaaattaaataaaataaaataaagtaaaattaaataataaaaaaataaaaataaaataaaataaaataaagtaaaatcaaatgaaataaaatgaagtcaaatgaagtaaaataaaGTCAAATAAAGTcaaatgaagtaaaataaagtaaaataaaataaagttaaattaaataaaattaaataaaattaaataaaaattaaaaataaaggtacATTTTAGTTTCACaagccccagcactgcctcgCTCACCAAATCCTTGGCGTTGGGGGACACCTCATCCCACCAGGGGGACACGAACTCGTAGTCGCAGGTGAGGATGCGGCTGTACATGTACTGATCCCCCCGCGGGTCGAAGAAGGGCTCGAAGCCACAGAGCCTGGAGAGGGGACGGGAGCCGTGGGACACGGTGGGACAAACCCATCCCCCCCGTGGCACCGCTGCtgtgggacagaggggacagagccacCCCCGCCGTGTCCCACGGCTGTGGCACTCACAGGATGTAGGTGATGACGCCCACGCTCCACATGTCCACCTCCGGCCCGTAGGGACACCCGTGCAGGATTTCAGGGGCTGGAAGCAAAGTTTGGGGGTCAAACACGCTCACGGCGGGGGGAaccggcagagaaacccccgCTGGGCACCGGCAGCATCTCCCAGGTGTGGAGAAAAAAGGGATAAAtgtggctctgtgccagccAGATGTGGCACAGCGCCAGCCATCCCTGCACCGAGCTGTGCCCGGCCTCAGGCAGGGAAACCCGCTCGGAatgtccctcctgtccccagctTTCCTCTCCCCCAGCTTGTCCCTCCCACCCCCGGTTCTCCCCCCTCCCTGCTCACCGCAGTACCCCGGCGTCCCACACACGGTTTTCATGGTGTCCTGTTCGTCCACGATCTTGGAGAGCCCGAAGTCACCTTGCAGGGACACGAGGGAGTGGCATTGCCATCAGGGAGGGGCACGGGGATCCCCTCTCATGCCACAGCCCCCCCGGCCAGGGCCCCCAACCCACCGATTTTGAGGGGCGCGTCGGGGGACAGGTCAGCGTAGAGCAGATTCTCCGGCTTCAGGTCCCGGTGGACGACTCCGTTCTCGTGCAAATACTGCAAAAAGAGGAATAGTGGGATGTGAGAAGGAAGGGACGGAATTTGGGAGGTGGCAGCAGCGCCTGGGGACCCGT
This region of Aphelocoma coerulescens isolate FSJ_1873_10779 chromosome 28, UR_Acoe_1.0, whole genome shotgun sequence genomic DNA includes:
- the LOC138099727 gene encoding calcium/calmodulin-dependent protein kinase type IV-like, yielding MKSGTHAELPGPGTSKGAGGGHRGSGTPSSVPASCPPCPPRGATSVVFSCQEKGTGVPYAAKILKKTIDKKIVRTEIGVLLRLSHPNIIKLKEIFETPSEIALVLELVTGGELFDRIVERGFYSERDAAHVVKQILEAVSYLHENGVVHRDLKPENLLYADLSPDAPLKIGDFGLSKIVDEQDTMKTVCGTPGYCAPEILHGCPYGPEVDMWSVGVITYILLCGFEPFFDPRGDQYMYSRILTCDYEFVSPWWDEVSPNAKDLVRKLIVLDPQKRLTVYQALEHPWVTGKAAKFAHMDSTQKKLQEFNARRKLKAAMKAVVASSRLGNHGHHDCSRSGRGQRGPQGLPQPAGTGGPEATTELAVFQSDHPAVAPVAVAPVAVPGAGCDS